From the Lolium rigidum isolate FL_2022 chromosome 2, APGP_CSIRO_Lrig_0.1, whole genome shotgun sequence genome, one window contains:
- the LOC124686089 gene encoding uncharacterized protein LOC124686089 translates to MPLPATILFAASLTCLMRYGMLPAARLPCSRSVMWLPERAKGREGLSCSHIPGGRSARATWEMTVLGWRSGADRSSLWRKIGGREVWRIAGGGLRDMLLPASLGSRCRRSPVVAGRHPKKRLPVSSLSSSM, encoded by the exons ATGCCGCTGCCGGCCACCATTCTGTTCGCAGCGAGCTTGACATGCCTGATG AGATATGGCATGTTGCCTGCTGCTCGTCTGCCATGCTCGCGCTCCGTGATGTGGCTGCCCGAACGGGCCAAGGGGAGGGAGGGCCTGAGCTGCAGCCATATTCCTGGTGGCCGGTCGGCGCGAGCAACGTGGGAGATGACCGTGTTAGGCTGGAGGAGCGGGGCCGACAGAAGCTCGTTGTGGCGCAAGATTGGCGGCAGGGAGGTGTGGAGGATAGCTGGTGGTGGCCTTCGCGATATGCTGCTACCGGCATCCTTGGGGAGCCGCTGCCGGCGATCCCCTGTTGTAGCAGGACGCCACCCCAAGAAGCGTCTCCCGGTGAGCTCTCTTTCCTCCTCCATGTAG